One Mya arenaria isolate MELC-2E11 chromosome 7, ASM2691426v1 genomic window carries:
- the LOC128240028 gene encoding uncharacterized protein LOC128240028 isoform X1, whose translation MPPCDKVILSLFWIWAFILENIFANDGTCTLVLNEEGDSEQIKMKSNNITGLSNKGAIVSLSREPCVNNSTIQLTILPEDIKERTQAKLTLNIRYTLAFLRNSSRLHTLQRSVLLTRSREFKQLICWLPISVSDHLHIAINVTVAGDEYNTVASSTLDVVDQAITCQEGCQSDDILFNTSYLCSKNGTFNHKPSARVYGVSFAPFDKGQTTLKHWSVTNSSISFQFNDKYNGIGTLEVSYRQLNADLYCYVYSNIIIVCDHVTSKSDPYDDTESFGTFVIFGLIVMTCLTAILALIIFVVQKLMGLHRAYKNRRGSNPKERRRRSSLLGHLKTDEIIRNSILNMHQIVSEPEAQPMRGHGNGTSSERETSFLRNSSHKSSHNRIASGSSWASSILSQTNSGLPSKTSSGKKLQRSVTQAMLENLDESKCSILFLTLPFDQYTRDVTELLRNVLSIEGGIPSQCCFDPDVLSDYQTNRFAFIEEITGNTNKILVFVFLTTLSYGTKEEKLIHDLLNHCLLKQRIIPQCKVVFLHLTDDNSRLETRYHGQHIHLKHDNAYKKFLSVILRECGINVDERDKDSELPKRMLSCSATKHLYQLLSYNGDKAA comes from the exons GACTCTCAAATAAGGGAGCCATTGTATCGTTATCCCGAGAACCATGTGTCAACAACTCCACCATACAACTGACCATCTTACCGGAAGATATCAAAG AAAGGACCCAGGCCAAGTTGACGCTGAATATTCGCTACACACTAGCGTTTCTCCGCAACTCCAGCCGCCTACATACACTTCAGCGGTCCGTTCTGCTGACCCGGTCAAGAGAGTTTAAACAACTG ATTTGCTGGCTGCCAATCTCAGTCTCCGATCATCTTCATATTGCCATCAATGTCACGGTTGCCGGTGACGAATATAACACAGTTGCCAGTTCAACGTTGGATGTTGTGGACCAAG CCATCACTTGTCAAGAGGGATGCCAGTCTGATGACATTTTGTTCAACACATCATACCTGTGCTCAAAAAATGGAACATTCAATCACAAGCCGTCGGCACGAGTATACGGCGTTTCATTCGCACCATTTGACAAAGGTCAAACTACACTTAAACACTGGTCAGTT ACCAATTCAAGcatatcatttcaatttaacGACAAATACAATGGTATTGGAACGCTTGAG GTCTCGTATCGACAACTAAATGCAGACCTTTACTGCTATGTGTACAGTAACATCATAATAGTTTGTGATCACGTGACGTCAAAATCCGATCCATATG ACGATACCGAATCCTTTGGGACGTTTGTGATATTTGGTCTTATTGTGATGACTTGTTTAACAGCCATCCTCGCTCTCATCATATTTg TCGTGCAGAAGCTAATGGGACTTCATCGTGCGTATAAAAATAGAAGAG GAAGCAACCCCAAAGAACGTCGCCGCCGATCCAGTCTTCTAGGCCACTTGAAGACAG atgaGATTATCAGAAACTCCATCCTTAATATGCATCAGATTGTCTCTGAGCCCGAGGCCCAGCCAATGCGAGGCCATGGCAATGGAACTTCTAGTGAACGTGAGACCAGCTTCCTGAGGAATTCCTCACACAAGAGTTCACACAACAGGATAGCAAG TGGCTCCTCCTGGGCGTCAAGTATTTTATCACAAACAAACTCAGGCTTGCCTTCGAAGACATCCAGTGGTAAAAAGCTTCAACGAAGCGTTACACAGGCTATGCTGGAAAACCTGGACGAAAGCAAGTGTTCAATTCTATTTCTAACTCTACCCTTCGACCAGTATACACGAGACGTTACCGAACTTCTTCGGAACGTTTTGTCTATTGAGGGTGGAATTCCAAGCCAGTGCTGCTTCGACCCCGATGTTTTGAGCGATTACCAGACCAATAGATTCGCTTTTATTGAAGAGATAACtggaaatacaaacaaaattctGGTATTTGTGTTTCTTACTACATTGAGTTATGGAACCAAAGAAGAAAAGCTGATACATGACTTGCTAAACCACTGTCTCCTAAAACAGAGAATCATTCCTCAATGCAAGGTTGTCTTTCTTCACCTAACGGATGACAACAGTAGGCTAGAAACAAGATACCATGGTCAGCATATTCATCTGAAGCATGATAATGCTTATAAGAAATTTCTCTCTGTGATCTTGAGAGAATGTGGCATCAATGTTGATGAAAGAGATAAGGACAGTGAATTGCCCAAAAGAATGCTGTCATGCAGTGCCACTAAGCATTTATATCAGTTGTTATCCTATAATGGCGATAAGGCAGCATGA
- the LOC128240028 gene encoding uncharacterized protein LOC128240028 isoform X2, which yields MLHSFQNVRRERTQAKLTLNIRYTLAFLRNSSRLHTLQRSVLLTRSREFKQLICWLPISVSDHLHIAINVTVAGDEYNTVASSTLDVVDQAITCQEGCQSDDILFNTSYLCSKNGTFNHKPSARVYGVSFAPFDKGQTTLKHWSVTNSSISFQFNDKYNGIGTLEVSYRQLNADLYCYVYSNIIIVCDHVTSKSDPYDDTESFGTFVIFGLIVMTCLTAILALIIFVVQKLMGLHRAYKNRRGSNPKERRRRSSLLGHLKTDEIIRNSILNMHQIVSEPEAQPMRGHGNGTSSERETSFLRNSSHKSSHNRIASGSSWASSILSQTNSGLPSKTSSGKKLQRSVTQAMLENLDESKCSILFLTLPFDQYTRDVTELLRNVLSIEGGIPSQCCFDPDVLSDYQTNRFAFIEEITGNTNKILVFVFLTTLSYGTKEEKLIHDLLNHCLLKQRIIPQCKVVFLHLTDDNSRLETRYHGQHIHLKHDNAYKKFLSVILRECGINVDERDKDSELPKRMLSCSATKHLYQLLSYNGDKAA from the exons atgctgcacagTTTCCAGAATGTGCGgaggg AAAGGACCCAGGCCAAGTTGACGCTGAATATTCGCTACACACTAGCGTTTCTCCGCAACTCCAGCCGCCTACATACACTTCAGCGGTCCGTTCTGCTGACCCGGTCAAGAGAGTTTAAACAACTG ATTTGCTGGCTGCCAATCTCAGTCTCCGATCATCTTCATATTGCCATCAATGTCACGGTTGCCGGTGACGAATATAACACAGTTGCCAGTTCAACGTTGGATGTTGTGGACCAAG CCATCACTTGTCAAGAGGGATGCCAGTCTGATGACATTTTGTTCAACACATCATACCTGTGCTCAAAAAATGGAACATTCAATCACAAGCCGTCGGCACGAGTATACGGCGTTTCATTCGCACCATTTGACAAAGGTCAAACTACACTTAAACACTGGTCAGTT ACCAATTCAAGcatatcatttcaatttaacGACAAATACAATGGTATTGGAACGCTTGAG GTCTCGTATCGACAACTAAATGCAGACCTTTACTGCTATGTGTACAGTAACATCATAATAGTTTGTGATCACGTGACGTCAAAATCCGATCCATATG ACGATACCGAATCCTTTGGGACGTTTGTGATATTTGGTCTTATTGTGATGACTTGTTTAACAGCCATCCTCGCTCTCATCATATTTg TCGTGCAGAAGCTAATGGGACTTCATCGTGCGTATAAAAATAGAAGAG GAAGCAACCCCAAAGAACGTCGCCGCCGATCCAGTCTTCTAGGCCACTTGAAGACAG atgaGATTATCAGAAACTCCATCCTTAATATGCATCAGATTGTCTCTGAGCCCGAGGCCCAGCCAATGCGAGGCCATGGCAATGGAACTTCTAGTGAACGTGAGACCAGCTTCCTGAGGAATTCCTCACACAAGAGTTCACACAACAGGATAGCAAG TGGCTCCTCCTGGGCGTCAAGTATTTTATCACAAACAAACTCAGGCTTGCCTTCGAAGACATCCAGTGGTAAAAAGCTTCAACGAAGCGTTACACAGGCTATGCTGGAAAACCTGGACGAAAGCAAGTGTTCAATTCTATTTCTAACTCTACCCTTCGACCAGTATACACGAGACGTTACCGAACTTCTTCGGAACGTTTTGTCTATTGAGGGTGGAATTCCAAGCCAGTGCTGCTTCGACCCCGATGTTTTGAGCGATTACCAGACCAATAGATTCGCTTTTATTGAAGAGATAACtggaaatacaaacaaaattctGGTATTTGTGTTTCTTACTACATTGAGTTATGGAACCAAAGAAGAAAAGCTGATACATGACTTGCTAAACCACTGTCTCCTAAAACAGAGAATCATTCCTCAATGCAAGGTTGTCTTTCTTCACCTAACGGATGACAACAGTAGGCTAGAAACAAGATACCATGGTCAGCATATTCATCTGAAGCATGATAATGCTTATAAGAAATTTCTCTCTGTGATCTTGAGAGAATGTGGCATCAATGTTGATGAAAGAGATAAGGACAGTGAATTGCCCAAAAGAATGCTGTCATGCAGTGCCACTAAGCATTTATATCAGTTGTTATCCTATAATGGCGATAAGGCAGCATGA